In the genome of Lathyrus oleraceus cultivar Zhongwan6 chromosome 4, CAAS_Psat_ZW6_1.0, whole genome shotgun sequence, the window TCAAAAACTTATTTAAAAAACAAGAACTTAAAAGAAAACTATTGTCTATCagattttttaaaatttgaaaaattggtttgtatcaaaaatttcaaaatattcAGTACCTAGTATAcgttattattatttttaaatcGGGTAGTTATGAAGACAACTTTGTAAGAAACAATTGGCTTGCACCTGATTTTTTGAAAAGATTGATATAAATGctataaatatttaaaaaatccAATATTTCTTCATAGAAAGTTATAAACGCTGATAATTCTTTATAAAAACTCATAAACTTATGTAGAATCCCACGGATTTTTTACTAATATAACCCAAGTTTTTAAATTATTTCCCAAAATAACCCAAgtttcaaaaaatttcccaatctaccccaccTTTAAtagggaggcgccaattggattggcgccccctcttaaaaattacaaggaggcgccaattggattggctagggcacctgccctagccaatccaattggcgcctgtgtgtattttttaagagggggcgccaatccaattggcgcctcccttaaaaaagcctcaaatgaaaaaacttccaacatgaaagttgtagatcttttcaaaacaatgaatttggatataaattttgcaacatttggattttttttgagaaagttatgggcagttgaagttggacttctgagtttttcaactgttgtctgacctataatgtcttgtattatttcatgtgtttcttttagagttatgaaattttgtccaacataacatttgaagtagacatattaaattttccaattcacttggtcccacctcaaaataattaaaaatgagtgagttatgtccctgcgaacttgacccaaaattagggtttctgtcaaaacaagtgtatgtgaactttgccaaaagggaccaacttcaagccctttagtatgaatgataaaagcctcaaatgacaaaaccttcaacataaaagttgtatatcttttcaagataatgaatttggagTAAAGGTTTGCATCATTTGATGattatgagaaaggtatgggcacctgaacttggactaTTTGACATTATAACTGTTATCTGAGTCgtaatgttttgtattattgcatgtgtttcttttaggaatatgaatttttgtccaacataacatttgaagtagacatcttaaattttccaatgcacttggtcccacgtcaaaataattaaaaacgagtgagttatgtccctgcgaacttgacccaaaattagggtttctgtcaaaacaagtgtatgtgaactttgccaaaagggaccaacttcaagcccttcaacataacaataacaagtccttgaattagggtttttgacctataaatttttgttttatgatatgtgtttattttagaattatgaaagaaaCTTAATGTTTGGAGaatacacaaagataaatttgacataatacgaattgatattaataaaatttggattttacacaatgaatcctaatggtgatgaccgggatcacctaaccgacctccggtcccacatcccctagctatcctaacccttggccctaacccacgttgacgattctgaaccggtgtttgttcatctgatggtccaggagcgtcattaccgcctacaggagaagatccgttgaggtatgcagccaactcagcatagtcttcagtattcaatgatggtgtaccggcgtagctgagctcatgacccatgccagagaagttggggtgtggttgactcatggatgggcgaccaggacggttgaagggggacatgggtgacaatgatgggtctaggaaaggttggaaaggttgttggggtgtttggaagagatatggttgtgggatgttttggtattgtgatgtttggggttgttggctacggtaggtgatggggcggttagtgttttgggtaaggcgactttggtagggtgatggtgtgggtgcgaagcgatgttcggtcgaaggttgatggtccatttgttggtggtggtatgggggatgttcttggttttggggttgggtgaatggcatgttttggttgtatgtttgtgtgtttgtggaacggaaagtttgttggataggtggttgtgagtaaccgggctgagaatgttgctgggggttagatgttgaggcttcttgtgtgtaagttgtctggcgtgggtcgtagaggtacatatcatcggcgatgaattgaaatccaactgatctataccaagccatataagtacgacttggttttacctcatttggcatgactgcgtcagttaagacatggtcatgacggtgcttccacttgcgacactctgatcttgcgaaggtttgccaagggttgtagttccattggtcgttcactttgcgcatatgccattctcctaggctagctgggggatctgggatattctggaccataccaaactgcagcttcacacgatcggtgttgtgcagctccactgttgtgaaccgtattatcggtgcgcatgttgtccatacggctgcgtcttcagggttgatctgatgctcatgttccatattaaggtatggacgccaaatgaactgaaatgttaaagacaataggatttaaatgaatgtagaaaaagtcaatataatatgaagaaataatgtaattattttgcttacgtctgtcggtcgaaggtgatccaacaggttgcgatattgagtaatacagtgtctcggacatctgctgtaattcataccgcgtgccgaccatctacaccaaaaagtttaaaaaaattagttatgggtaataaactgtaaggaaggaagtaaagacatagcaatttaaacaacttacttttttgcatatggaaaagtgaaggggttgctattgaccggtgctagagacggtagtcttgaccatccccatgcttgtagcaaaacagcacatccagaaaatgtagaagtatctttgtggcagtttttgcacaaagaactatagagataggctagacatgcggatccccaactataactacctattctatctatatctctaagtaaaggtaagtacataatatgcatgctagaaccactaccttcgggaaataaaaaggatcctagtaacaacataatgtaacacctagttttgatgattcgagcctcttcggtagaatgctcatctaaataaaaactattataatatgactttaggcgaGATAGTAGTATACCTTGTCCCCAATTGGCGCCACCCTTTGCATGCTCAACACGTGGCATTGctgtctcctgcatgctgaacaattcacttatggatggcttgcatgattgacacatcatctctgaccatcttaggtgtccgacacgtgtctgtcttgtctcctgtatgctgatgactaccttcttgatagcttgcctggctgacacatcaactcacactgtcttgcaggattgacacatcatctctgaccgtcttaggtgtccgacacgtgtctgtcttgtctcctgtatgctgatgactacctacttgatagcttgcatgacagacacatcaactcttgactacctagcatgcttgacacatcaactcacactgtcttgcatgacagacacctcatctctgaactagctagcatgcttgacacatcaagtcacactgtcttacatgacagacacatcatctctgaaattacttgcatgcttgacacggtatctcagactagcttcaatgtgagacattaataccatctatttaagtgtcttactatcacattcatctgcacttgcaaaatacttttcatctccaaaatacttttcatcttcactcactttcatctgcacttgcaaaatacttttcatctccaaaatgtcatcttcatcattatacagtatcaacgttcactgcaacggtgaaacttttgagtctgagcttcatggtttttgttttagaaacactgataccattagagtttcgatgaagagaaatgcaacctttttgcatttcaaaaaaagaatacaatcctttatacAGGGAGGTATTGTGTCAAGGATGACATATcagaatcctatattttttgagaatggtcaatgcaagtttttccccctaaagatacgagacgatgaagatgtgcaaagcatgtttcttagtcatgaacattcaggcatggattctatcgagttgtacattactctacaaccatgtataccgtctcaacagtctcaagTAACATATCAGGATCCAGCTGGTggagatgatgcagatgatgcacaatgctcagatgaactcaacccagaagcagaagtagaggtcgacgttgttgatgaagaagaagaggagactgagatacaggttgatcacatcctgaataacgacgatgaagatgaggctcaaccaccaccaatacctcctactcatgtctatattcctcctcaacatatgacaaatatggatcttcacgatgatgaaatgtccgacagtgtcttctacaatccgtatccgagaccagtaggagaattaaaggtgggagacatgtttcgtaccaaagaggaatgtgtcttggcaatcaaaaaataTCACATGAACAACTTTGTTGACTTTACGGTTAAACGCACTGATTCAAGAAGGTATGTTATTGAATGTTGTAACATGCTatgtaagtttcgtttggctgcatcttacaagaagagaaatgactcttgggagatcgcttcaatagacccaccacacagttgcgtcGCAACAACCGTTGCACAAGATCACCGTCAACTGAGCACAGTATTGATTTGTcgagacattctgccattggtaaacaaagacccatcagtgaaggtgagtataattatatcacatatccgaacaacatataattatactccatcttacaagaaagcatggattgcgaggacaaaggctgttgagcaggttttcggcaactgggaggactCATTCAAAGAATTACCACgatttttatgggcactaaaaacttatgtcccaggaaccgtggcaattctggagacagtgccagcaatgatgccagacggaacctgtgctatAGGTAATAgaatattccaccgtctcttttgggcatttgacccttgcatcaaaggtttcgcattctgcaaacctctcctgcaaattgatggcacttggttatacggaaaatacaagggtacgttgctcatggcagttgcacaagacggtaacaacaatgtatttcccgttgcctttgctcttgttgaaggtgaaacagctgctggatggggtttctttcttcgacatctcagaacgcatgtcgcaccacaagccaatctatgtctgatttctgatagacatgctgccatcgaaagtgcctacaacaaccatgaaaacggatggcatgatcctccttctacacatgtctactgtatcagacacatagcacaaaacttcatgcgtgctataaaagataagaatcttcgcaagaaggtggtgaatgctgggtatgctttaactcaaccgtcttttcaatattatcgtgatgagattcgactgtctaatgaagatgcggggagatggataaataacatcccagtagagcagtggacaagagcatttgacggtggttgtcgatggggccacatgacaacaaacattgtggaatgcatgaacggggttttcaaaggaattcgaaacctgccgataaccgccttggtaagatcaacctattataggttggcttctatgttcgcaaccagaggcgaaagatggagtgcagtgttaatgtctggacaagtattcagtgaatgttgcatgaaggtcatgaaagaggagagcatcaaagctacgacacacgctgtaaccgtgtttgaccgtcatagacaaaatttcagcgtccaggaaacaatgggcaacagcgaggggagaccaaatttagcctacgctgttagactaaacacaagttggtgcgattgtggaaaatttcaggccttccgcataccttgctcccatgtcattgcagcatgcgcttatactcgtcaagacgctaACACCtatttatctgatgtgtacaaggccaacaccatcatgaatgtatatagtcgaggcttttcagtactacccatggaggattactggcctccatatgaaggagatattgtttggcacaatgaagagatgcgtagaaagaagaaaggaaggccaaacagcacacgtataagaacagagatggattccacagataaaatgataagattatgtagtatctgtcgtcaaccaggacacaacaaaaacaactgtcccaatctaggagcatcatctagatcttaagcttaTTGTAATATGAtatctagatcttaagctatttgtaacattgtatctacatcttatgctttttgtaacattgtatttctgtaacaatcaatcattatatatcattaagttcttgttacaacgagtttcataaccaacatcagtacaaaatatctgaaaacataattaattctaactgattacaacaatcaaattaatgtcgtctcgaccgaacatcatttccctagcatccttatcagtcctcattcgcacccaaccaaagatactgtcaagtctctcaatacttctgattttttccccttctggtatcttcccgtctaaccatcgaaccagctccctcttcagttgatctaacgtggtgatgttccaaaacagcatcaccaattgaggtttgtctctcgcataaatcaccttaccgtatcggcgacgaacaccaaacatgatagccaaatgattatttgagttgtggaacaataggtcacacaacgcatctatttataatacaaaaaaggcattttatgatGGACTCGgcaattgagttggcgcctccttttaaaacatacacataggcgccgatttgattggctagggcacctaccctaagctagggcacctgccctagccaatccaattggcgcctccattcaagttttaacaacagtcgccatatgaacaactttcatgttcatcaaaaatccatttgaaacttggaagctcatcattaatttcagaacattataggtcattctgacagaaaccctaattttgggtcaagttcgcagggacataactcactcatttttaattattttgaggtgggaccaagtgcattgcaaaatttaagatgtctacttcaaatgttatgttggacaaaaattcataactctaaaagaaacacatgaaataatacaagacattataggtcagacaacagttgaaaaactcagaagtccaacttcaactgcccataactttctcaaaaaaaatccaaatgttgcaaaatttatatccaaattcattgttttgaaaagatctacaactttcatgttggaagttttttcatttgaggcttttttaagggagtcgccaattggattggcgccccctcttaaaaaatacacacaggcgccaattggattggctagggcaggtgccctagccaatccaattggcgcctccttgtaatttttaagagggggcgccaatccaattggcgcctccctaTTAAAggtggggtagattgggaaattttttgaaacTTGGGTTATTTTGGGAAATAATTTAAAAACTTGGGTTATATTAGTAAAAAATCCGAATCCCACTAAACTAAAAAATCTGGTATTATTTGAAAAAAATCTTGTAATACACGACACATTTAAAAAAATCAGAATAATTAAACAAATACATAATGGTAAAAGCACAATTTCTAGAGGGGTGCCATAAATAAGTGGGAGTTGGCAGCACAAAATCTATTATGTTTGGTTTTATATTGGGGTTACTTTTATATCTCTCTCTTACATTTTCTTTCTCTTCTTTTAATTATATCTTATTGATTTTCTTTCtccttaaatatttattttgatggaaagatatgaaatgatgggatttttttttaaaaataaccatgttttaaaaaaaaaaacgaaaataaccctcttttcaattttttttgcaaaataATCAACTTTGGAAGAGGATGCGTCGGGGGAGTTGGCGCACCCCCAAAAACTTTGGGAGAGGATGCGCCGGGGGAGTTGGCGCCTCCTCTAATTTTTTTGGGGTGTGCCAACTCCCCCGGCGCATCCTTTTCCAAAATtggttattttggatttttttttaaaagatggttattttcgtatttttttttaaaaacatagttattttaaaaaaaaatcaaatgatGGAAACGTTTAgttcaaaaatattaaaaattcattttaaataaataattatgtaaaattatttttaataaaattgaGTAAAAAGTAATTTATATTTAAATTAGAATTAATTTTGGAATAAAATCAATTCTACTCGATAATAATTATACGTGTCAAAATTAGTTTTACACACCGAAAAATCAATTCTAAATCTTTTTAAACACAACCACATGTTAAATCAATATAATTTTGAGCTTCTGTTTCATCCTTTTTGAAAACATACATCTAGAAAACAAActttgaaattgttgattttgTAACTTTCAAGTTATCTTTGAAAGTATATGATATTGGAAAATTATATTCTGTTTCATCCTTTTCCTTTTCTAAATTGGAAAAAATATATGGAAAAGTTGGAAGATTTCTAGTTATCTTGGAAGTTAGTTATATGAAATTGTTTTCTAAAATCCAGTAAATAAAATATATGAAATTGAATTATAAAATACATATCGAACCAAAGTGTTGATCAAAGAAATTTCCTTCCTTTAAATCCAATTAAAGTCTCTTATCATTTTCTTTCCATAATTGTTATGTTATTGTGATTATAAATATTGTGTAAATTAATTTTTAACCCAAAAAGACAAAATAGTGGAAAATGCATGCATGTTTGATATAAAAAGGCACATATGGACATTTAATGTAGATGAAGAGTCAACATCAATGTCAGTCTTTTCCTCATTTCAACAATTTCCTTCTCCCTCTCTTCATCTAACATTGCCCTACTCATTTTAAACTCACAATTTCCAAAATTACATGCACTTTCATACCTAACTAAGTGTGTTTTTAGATTCACGGTGAACAAAATTGTTTTCACAgaatttatttttatataattaattttaaaagaattgagtttaaaaaaatcaatttatttttaaatatatttatttaaaagTGAGTTGAACAATATATTAAAATATAAGAATCAAATTTAAacataaaaattataaaatttaaCATTGAATAGAATAATTTTTAGAGACAAATCAATTATAATTCTAAATTAGAAGAATCAAACACcttaaaaatattataaaattaattttgtACACTTTAAAATTATTTTTGACAATTTCAAAAGCCAAACTAAACACATTATAAAACTTCTAAAATTTATTTAAACACTTACAAATTAATTACTTTAATCACgtctctttatatatatatatatatatatatatatatatatatatatatatatatatatatatatatatatatatatatatatatattgaaagTGATTCATAAAAAATAGAGTATAATCAGTTTtttttatcaacaaggaaactATAAAgtaaaaaaatagaaaaaatagaaagacaattTAAACGGGTATAAAAACCTGGATTCTTGATTCAATTATACATTTGAGAAAAATATTTACAATTGAATCTCAACCACACAACTTTCTCCCTATATTAGGATTATTAAAAAGTGAAGACtaatatgctatttataagaaaactaaaaCCCTAGCTTTCAACTAATATACTAAACAATTTGGCTAACATACAAGCCCAATTTGACATGCTAACAATCTAGCATATTCCGACAGGTACACTAACTCTTTGACTTCGAAAGAGATTGCTACAACACTAACTTAGAACATATAAGCTACATATCTCTACCTTGGAACAAACTTTGAACCACGAAACCAATAGTTGTCATCATGTAGTCCTATCAGCTGCATACAATTGACAAACTTGCAACTTGgtaatgtcttggtgatcatatcaacATCATTGTCATGATTCAATACCTTTAGCACTTGGACCTCTCCACGCTCGATTATCTCTCTGACGAAATGCAGCATCACATCGACGTGCTTGGTTCGCTCATGATAGGATGGATTCTTCAACATGTGTATTGGACTTTGAATTTCACATTTAACAGTGATTGCTTGACCTTAAAATTTCAGAtccttagcaaaaccttcaagccacaatgcttctttcacaacTTCAGTGAGGGCAATATATTCTGCTTCAGTGGTTGATAATGGAACAACCTTCTAAAAAAGTGTTGCTTTCCAACTAATTGTTGTGCCAAATATAATGAATACATATCCAGAAATAAATTTTCTAGAATCCATAAAACCTGCATAATCAGAGTCGAAAAATCCTTTGATTTCGATTTTGCTATCATCATCATAGGCTCCACCATAAATCATGACTCTTCTTAGAGATCCATTTATGTGCCTTAGGATCCACTTTAATGCTTGCCAGTGCGTCTTCCCAGGATTGATCATATACCTGCTTACAAGGCTTACTCTGTACGCTATGTTTGGCCTCTTACATGCCATATCATATATAATGTTATTCATATAGGCTCTTTCGACTTCAATGTTAAGACTTTGAGTCGTACTCAACTTGAACTGAGGATTAGTCGGTGTTACAGCAGACTTTGAATTCGACGTACCAAATTTGTCGAGAATCTTCTTCAGGcatgtctcttgagataagcacAGTCTCGTATGCTCTTTATCTCTCTGGATGTTAATCCCAAGAATTTTGGAGGCAGTTCCTAAATACTTCATGTCGAACTCCTTATTGAGTTCATCATTCACCTTCACTACATCCTCAACATGGTTGCTTTCTATGAGGATGTCACTCACttaaagcaacaaaataacaagtgaatttacaAGTCGAAATCTAAAGTAAAACACAATGGTCGAACTGCCTCCTAGTGAAACCTATGTGTACCATGAACTTGTCGAATCTCATATTCCATTGACGAGGAGATTGTTTCAGGCCGTATAGAGAACTATTCAGCTTGCACACATAATCTTCCTTTTCTTTTTCTGCATACCCTTTAGGTTGCCTCATCAGGATTATTTCATTTAGATCATCATATAAGAAAATGGTCTTCACATCCATCAGTTCAAGTTCTAGGTCGGACTTTGCCACCATGGCTAACAACATTCTCATGAATTTATGCTTTACAACATGCGATACACACACCATTGAAGTCGACTCCTTCTTTCTGAGCGAATCCCCTAGCAACAAACCTTTTCTTAAATCGCTTCGACATCACTCATTTGATTCCTTCCTTAACCTTGAAAATCCACTTAAAGCTGACAAACCTGGCCCTTGCAGGTTTCTCGATTGG includes:
- the LOC127076771 gene encoding protein MAIN-LIKE 2-like, which encodes MLLLGSFLFPEGSGSSMHIMYLPLLRDIDRIGSYSWGSACLAYLYSSLCKNCHKDTSTFSGCAVLLQAWGWSRLPSLAPVNSNPFTFPYAKKWSARGMNYSRCPRHCITQYRNLLDHLRPTDFIWRPYLNMEHEHQINPEDAAVWTTCAPIIRFTTVELHNTDRVKLQFGMVQNIPDPPASLGEWHMRKVNDQWNYNPWQTFARSECRKWKHRHDHVLTDAVMPNEVKPSRTYMAWYRSVGFQFIADDMYLYDPRQTTYTQEASTSNPQQHSQPGYSQPPIQQTFRSTNTQTYNQNMPFTQPQNQEHPPYHHQQMDHQPSTEHRFAPTPSPYQSRLTQNTNRPITYRSQQPQTSQYQNIPQPYLFQTPQQPFQPFLDPSLSPMSPFNRPGRPSMSQPHPNFSGMGHELSYAGTPSLNTEDYAELAAYLNGSSPVGGNDAPGPSDEQTPVQNRQRGLGPRVRIARGCGTGGRLGDPGHHH